The DNA sequence TCAACGCCCGCGATGCGATGCCCGATGGCGGTCGCATTACCATCGAGACGGCCAATCGCACCCTGAACGCCGGGATCGCCAGCGCCCTGGACATGCCCGAGGGTGAGTATGTGTGCCTGTGCGTCACCGATACCGGCACCGGTATGTCGGCCGATGTCATCGCCAAGGCCTTCGACCCGTTCTTTACCACCAAACCGCTGGGCCAGGGCACGGGGCTGGGGTTGTCGATGATCTACGGGTTCGCCAAGCAGTCCGGCGGCCAGGTGCGCGTGCGCTCGCAGGTCGACCGGGGCACCACGATGTGCATCTATCTGCCTCGTCACAGTGGCGATCCCGTGCAGAGTCACGATGACAAGCACATCGCACCGGCGGTGGTGCCCAAGGCCAGCGAGACCATTCTGGTGGTGGACGATGAACCCACGGTGCGCGCGTTGTTGACCGAGGTGCTCGGCGAGCTCGGATTTAACTTGCTCGAGGCGGGCGACAGCGTTGCAGGACTGAGGCTATTGCAATCGAACGTGCATATCGACTTGCTGATTACCGACGTCGGCCTTCCGGGTGGCATGAACGGTCGGCAGCTGGCCGACGCCGGACGGGAAATCCGCCCGAACCTGACGACACTTTTCATTACCGGATACGCAGAAAACGCAGTGATCGGCTCGGGTCAACTGGGCCCCGGTATGCAGGTGCTGACCAAGCCCTTCGCGGTCGACACGCTGGTGGCGCGGGTCAGTGACCTGATGTCGTCAAGAACCGACCCCTCTTGCCCGGTCAGAAATCCACCGTAGCCGACAGCAGATAAGTTCTTGGCGTCGCCAGCGTCAAACCCGGTTCGCTGTCATCCGAAGCCCCGGCGGAGCTCCAGTAACGCTTGTCCGCCACGTTCTCCACATTGGCCCGCAGCGTGATGGTCTTTTCGTCGACTTTGAATGCGTAGCGTGCGCCCACATCAAAGCGTTCCCAGGCGTCTATTTCCTTGTCGTTGGACTGATCCAGATACTGCGAGCCGGAGTAGATCCCCCGCCCGGTCAAGGTCAGCCCCTGCACGTTCGGCACGTCCCATTCGGCGCCCAGGTTGACGTTGTATTTGGGCGTCGCCGGTGCACGATTGCCGTCGAACGTGCCGTTGGTGGTGTGGGTCAGTTCGCTGTCGATGTACATGACGCCACCCAGCAAACGGAAGCCTTTTAGCGGCTCGCCGAACACAGACAGTTCCACACCGTCGTTCTGGCGTTTGCCGTTGGGGCCGAACACCCGGGTAACGGCGTTGGTTTCGTACGCCGGCTGTTTGATCCGGAACACGGCAGCGGTCAGGCCGAACGAGCCGGCGTCGTACTTGGCACCCACCTCGACCTGGCGACTGATGAACGGCGGGAAGATTTCGTCCTCGTTCACGGACGTCGATGGCGCGATCTTGCCCTGACTCAAGCCTTCCATGTAATTGGCGTACAGCGACAACCTGTCGGTGGCCTTGAACAGCAGGCCACCCGACGGCGAAACCTTTTCCTCATCGTAGGCGGTGTCGCCCTTGACGTTGTCGGACCAGTCATCGACCTTCACCCGTTGCCAGCGGGCACCGAGGGTCAGCAGTAGACGATCATCGAAGAAACCCAAGGTGTCGGCCAGCGCCACGCCACTGAAACGGTTTTCGGTGTAGACCTCGGCATCCTGTCGTGTAGGGCGCACGGGGGTTCGGGTTTCCACCGGGTTGTAGAGATTGCTGGGGGCTGCCGCGTAACGCGCGCCACCGTTCTCGAAATCCATATAGAAATAGCTGGCGGCCAGATTGATCTCGTGACTCACGGGCCCGGTGTGAAACCAGTTGCGCACACCGGCGGTTGCCGTGCGGACGTTTTCGTCGCGGGTGAAATCCCGGGGCTGGACGCTGAAATCCCCGGCGTTGTTAGTCACCGAAACCGCGTGCCGAAGAAAATCGTGATTGCTTTTGCGCGCGCCGACGCCGCCATACAGCATCGTCGAATCGTTGACATCGAACTCGGCGTTGACCGTGCCGAACGTGTCCTTGGTACGCGCCTTGCTCCAGGGCTGCGCGTAGTTATGGCGCACCTCACTGGCGCTCGGGACCCGCGCATTGGCGCCCACCTGGACACGCTCCTGCGGCGCATCGGTATCGCGTTCGGTGCGGCCGATATCGGTCGAGAGGCGCAGGCGCTCACCGCGAAAATCCAGGCCCAGCACCGCCATGTCACGATCGACACTTTGATGATCCCATTCGGTATCGCCGGACTGTTTCACGCCGTTGAAGCGCAGGCCGAACTGGTTGTCTTCGCCAAAACGCCGGCCGACATCCACCGCGCCGCCGACCTGATTGTTCGATGCGTAGTTGGCGGTCATTGAAGTGATCGGTTTGTCGGTCGCGCGTTTTGGCACGACGTTGATGCCGCCACCGACGCTGCCGCGCGGAGAGATACCGTTGATGAGCTGGCTCGGGCCTTTGAGGATGTCGACGCGATCGGCCATTTCCATGTCGATCGTGTAAGTCGGCAGCACGCCGTAGAGGCCGTTGTAAGCGACATCGCTGTTGAACAGGCTGAAACCGCGAATGGTGAATTGCTCGTAGCGGCCGCCCGCCGGGTTGGTCGCGCGGACGGAGGGATCGCTGGCGATCAGATCGCCCAGCGTTCGCGCCTGCTGATTCTTGACCGCCTCACTGGTGTAGGTGGTTATGCTGAACGGCGTTTCCATGAAATCCCGCGAGCCCAGCAAACCTTGTGAACCCCGTCGGGCCACCTGGCCGCCGGCGAATACATCCCCTCCACTTTCATCATTGGCCCCAAGAATCGAGGTCGGCGCCAGTTGCAGGCTGCCGCCCTCGGGCGCTGGCACCAGAATGTAGGCTTGCTCGCCCACCGGTTGCAGTTGCAGGCCGGAGCCGGACAGCAGTCGGGCGAACCCCTCCTCCACCCCGAAATCACCGGCCAGCCCCGCGCTGCTGCGCCCGCTGACCAGCGCCGGGTCCACCGACAGGTTGACGCCGGCAAGTCCCGCGAAGCGAGTCAGCGCAGCGCTCAGGCTGCCCGCCGGCACTTGATAACTGCGGCGGGCGTCGTCGGCACGACTCTCTGACATCAACAACGGGCTGGCACTCAGGCTCAGCATCAGACTCAACTGCAACAACGGACGCAAACGGCTCGGGAAGACTGCGGACATGGGGAGAAGCTCTCGTTTTCGGTTCACTTGACTGGAATGACCAGCGAGGCGAAAAAAAGGGACAGGCTTCAACCGATATTTTTCCGCGGCACCAGCGTGACCCAGTAACGCGTCCGCGAATGCACCTCCAGCGGCAGACTCGCGGCCAGCAGGGCCAGCACGCGGTCGGTGTTGTCGAGACGGAAACTGCCAGTGACACGCAGGTTTTCCAGCGCCGGATCCCAGCGCAGCATTCCGGATCGATAGCGACCCAGTTCACGCAAAAAATCCCCCAGTGGCTGGTTTTGCGCCATCAGCACACCGCTGCGCCAGTCCGGAAGCATGGCGTCGAAGGCGCCAATCGGGCCAGCACCACTGGCTTGCAGGCTGATCCGTTGTCCGGCGCGCAAGGTCAGTTCCGGGCCCTGCAGGGGTTGCAGATGCACGGCCCCGCTGACCACCGATACCTGACAAGCGCGCTCGTCGAGCCGCACGCAGACTTCACTGCCGCTGACCGTGATGCGACCGAACGGTGCCCGGATCGTCAAAGGCGCGCTGCCCGACACCTTGAGCGCCATTTCACCGCGCACCAGGGTCAACTGACGGGCCGCGAGATCGACGTTCACCGCACTGTCGGTATTGAGCTGCAACGAGCTGCCATCGGCCAGCGGCATCTTTTTTCGTTCGCCAGTCCCGGTGTGCAAATCGGCGCGCCAGACATCCAGCGGCAGCTGGCGACTGACCAGCCAGGCCGCCGGCACCAGTGCGGCGACACCGAGCATGCGTTTGAGCGCTGCACGCCGCGCGGGGTCCGGTCGGTCCAGGGTGGCCATCGCCAGCGCCGGGGGCAGTTCGCAAAAACGTTGACGCAACAGTTGGGCTTTTTGCCAGGCATTTTCATGGCTGCCGTGACTGCTGCGCCACGTTTGCAATCGGGCGTGATCGGCGTCCGTCGCTTCTCCGGATTCAAGCAACGCCAACCAATGTGCGGCGGCCCGTGCGACCTCGCGGGCCTCGCTCGACGGGGCCGTGCGCATTACAGGTCCACCAGCAGGCAATGTTCGTAAGCCTGCGCCATGTAGCGCTTGATCGTGCGTTCGGAGACTTGCAGGCGTTCGGCGATTTCGCGGTAGCCCAGGCCTTCGAGCTGACTCCACAGAAATGCACGGCGCACGGGACGTGGCAGCCCATCGAGCAATTCATCGAGGGCTTGCAGGGTTTCCAGCAGAATCCAGCGCTGCTCCGGTGACGGCACACAGTCTTCTGGAAGCTGCGCCAAGGCATTCAGATACGCCTGTTCCAGGCTGCGCCGGGTGTAGAAGTTGCTCAGCAGGCGCTTGCCGACTGTCAGCAAATAGGCACGGGGCTCACGCATGTCGACGAGCGCTTGCGAATTGCCGAGCACCCGCAGGAACGTATCCTGACTCAGATCAGCGGCATCCCACGCATTGCCCATGCGGCGGCGCAGCCAGTTTTCCAGCCAGCCTCGATGGTCGCGATACAGGTCATGCAGGCTGTGTTCCGGTGGCTTCGCCGCTTCAATCATCTCAACAGATCCTGCCCGAAGGATACAAATGAGAGTGATTCTAATTAATATGCTGGCGTGAAACCACGTTCTTTTCGGGCGATTTCAAGCGTGTACCGGTCACGAAGACGACGAGCGCTTCAAGGTCTCGCTCGGCAACTCCTTGAACATCGCCCGGTAACTGCTTGAAAAACGGCCCAAATGCCAGAACGACCAGTTCATCGCGACCTCCGCCACCGTCGTATCTGCCGGCGAGCGCTTGAGCAATTCCCGCCGCGCGCTATTGAGCCTGCGCAAACGCAGCCAATGGCTCGGCGACATCCCCGTATAGGCCTTAAAGGTCTGCTGCAACTGACGCAGGGAAACCCCGGCGACCCGCGACAATTCCAGCAGATTGAGGGTTTCTTCCGGCGAATCCGCCGCCCACTCCCCTACGCGTTTGAGGGTGATCCGCTCTTCGGCGCGACGCTGCAAACCGCCGCCATCCAGGCACACGCTCGCGTTGTCGAGGATGAACAGGCAGTCCTCCAGCAACTGTTGGGTCAGTGCTTCTTTGCCCGGCTGATCAAGGGGTTGCGACAACTTCGTGAGGGTCGAGCTTAACCAGCGGCTGAACAATCCGTTCTGCGCGCCATTGAGCGGCGCCATGAACAGACCTTCCAGCCTGGCCACGTCCAGTCCGTTGCGGCGCACGAAGTCCGGGCCGAACACCACGGCGATTTCCTGGTAATTCTCCGGGGTGATCCAGATGTTGCGACTCTCTTCATTGAGCAGGTAGAGCGCGTTGTCGCTGCGATCGAAACAGAACGCCAGCGAGCCTTCAGGCGCGCTGAAATTCTGCTCGACCCGGGTGTTCATCTGTTCTTCGTAAACCTCGACACCCTGCAAATCCAGATAGCGGATCTGCCCGGCGAAATGCCCCGGCGACATCTGCTGGTAATGCTGAACCCAACCCGGCGTGGCGCGGATCTGTTCGGTGACATCGGCGGTGTTGAACGCTTGAACCTGAAGCGGATTGCACGTCGTCATGGGGAACCTTGCGCACTCTTTTGGTGCGCTTTGGTGCTGCTGAAAGTGGATAGATGGAACGTCAAGGCCCGCCCAAGATAGTCGTCAACGCGCCACAGGGGAAGCCTGCGAAAGATGAAATCGCACTTCCCCCGCGTCAATGAAACCAACGACGAGGTCTT is a window from the Pseudomonas gozinkensis genome containing:
- a CDS encoding TonB-dependent receptor, which produces MSAVFPSRLRPLLQLSLMLSLSASPLLMSESRADDARRSYQVPAGSLSAALTRFAGLAGVNLSVDPALVSGRSSAGLAGDFGVEEGFARLLSGSGLQLQPVGEQAYILVPAPEGGSLQLAPTSILGANDESGGDVFAGGQVARRGSQGLLGSRDFMETPFSITTYTSEAVKNQQARTLGDLIASDPSVRATNPAGGRYEQFTIRGFSLFNSDVAYNGLYGVLPTYTIDMEMADRVDILKGPSQLINGISPRGSVGGGINVVPKRATDKPITSMTANYASNNQVGGAVDVGRRFGEDNQFGLRFNGVKQSGDTEWDHQSVDRDMAVLGLDFRGERLRLSTDIGRTERDTDAPQERVQVGANARVPSASEVRHNYAQPWSKARTKDTFGTVNAEFDVNDSTMLYGGVGARKSNHDFLRHAVSVTNNAGDFSVQPRDFTRDENVRTATAGVRNWFHTGPVSHEINLAASYFYMDFENGGARYAAAPSNLYNPVETRTPVRPTRQDAEVYTENRFSGVALADTLGFFDDRLLLTLGARWQRVKVDDWSDNVKGDTAYDEEKVSPSGGLLFKATDRLSLYANYMEGLSQGKIAPSTSVNEDEIFPPFISRQVEVGAKYDAGSFGLTAAVFRIKQPAYETNAVTRVFGPNGKRQNDGVELSVFGEPLKGFRLLGGVMYIDSELTHTTNGTFDGNRAPATPKYNVNLGAEWDVPNVQGLTLTGRGIYSGSQYLDQSNDKEIDAWERFDVGARYAFKVDEKTITLRANVENVADKRYWSSAGASDDSEPGLTLATPRTYLLSATVDF
- a CDS encoding FecR domain-containing protein, translated to MRTAPSSEAREVARAAAHWLALLESGEATDADHARLQTWRSSHGSHENAWQKAQLLRQRFCELPPALAMATLDRPDPARRAALKRMLGVAALVPAAWLVSRQLPLDVWRADLHTGTGERKKMPLADGSSLQLNTDSAVNVDLAARQLTLVRGEMALKVSGSAPLTIRAPFGRITVSGSEVCVRLDERACQVSVVSGAVHLQPLQGPELTLRAGQRISLQASGAGPIGAFDAMLPDWRSGVLMAQNQPLGDFLRELGRYRSGMLRWDPALENLRVTGSFRLDNTDRVLALLAASLPLEVHSRTRYWVTLVPRKNIG
- a CDS encoding sigma-70 family RNA polymerase sigma factor — its product is MIEAAKPPEHSLHDLYRDHRGWLENWLRRRMGNAWDAADLSQDTFLRVLGNSQALVDMREPRAYLLTVGKRLLSNFYTRRSLEQAYLNALAQLPEDCVPSPEQRWILLETLQALDELLDGLPRPVRRAFLWSQLEGLGYREIAERLQVSERTIKRYMAQAYEHCLLVDL
- a CDS encoding helix-turn-helix domain-containing protein produces the protein MTTCNPLQVQAFNTADVTEQIRATPGWVQHYQQMSPGHFAGQIRYLDLQGVEVYEEQMNTRVEQNFSAPEGSLAFCFDRSDNALYLLNEESRNIWITPENYQEIAVVFGPDFVRRNGLDVARLEGLFMAPLNGAQNGLFSRWLSSTLTKLSQPLDQPGKEALTQQLLEDCLFILDNASVCLDGGGLQRRAEERITLKRVGEWAADSPEETLNLLELSRVAGVSLRQLQQTFKAYTGMSPSHWLRLRRLNSARRELLKRSPADTTVAEVAMNWSFWHLGRFSSSYRAMFKELPSETLKRSSSS